Proteins from a single region of Synechococcus sp. WH 8109:
- a CDS encoding tetratricopeptide repeat protein: MAGFGNKYIKKHDEKSQACHDGNGDAKASYKKALDCHLKGSLKSAEKEYRKAIKLGLLEPGIYSNLGLICKNSGRINEAILLFKKAISISPEHPDAYANLGLIYKNLGDFEQAICLTLESYKLKPLDPLILMNLGGIYQDLGRLDQALEFTLKSLNLKQDNSIALGNLGSIFKQLGRFDEALSSTLKSLELEPKNHNTLLNLGVIYTGLDKLDQALECTIQSLEIKPDNPDALMNLAVIYRKIGSPDRALPPILKYSELKPNNHLALLTLAGIYIDLGELDDALIYALKSFDLNPKNHTTCLVLGNIYRDLGRLDQAIFFTHKSLELNSDNSNAHMNLALIYKTIGSFDKALASILSSLDINPSNSNAYASLGNIYSYLKDYDKAIHAYKKAFEYNPSIENECRARLGFPYIVDHVDEVSILRSEYMENARSIFDSKKEKTVSNFLNLGLFMLPYQNGKDDKQFLEELGKLVSPWLQVSESQGSEDTEIIQHQESQLFAAGAQRVGFYFDNTHSGHVVFRHYFNIVKSCHESGLEVVIIKGPNASNQDCAELEKHSTCVTQISSNLENSVKILKNLSLQVLVYTEIFSSPVPYCLAHNKIAATQVVLPGNLITTGIPNVDYFISSEYMETNDSHKLYSEKLIQLKGMPHGITDISLATCNGNRSNFNLPEGAQIFGLLHNPIKFHPDWDQLLEKIAQLDSNSIFLLTGKNTKPHGLLVERLKKNAPTFLSQCRSFTRMGIVDYFHLLSCVDVVLDPIHVGCGTTSIDALSMGIPIISKPEDVPRTQIVQGLYKLMDIKEAPIARSDSEYVYWCDKMSRTRTEYRNLSQKIKSRFARVSNENKKSTVQLVKAIKSWMV, translated from the coding sequence ATGGCAGGTTTTGGAAATAAATATATTAAGAAACACGATGAGAAATCGCAAGCTTGCCATGACGGAAACGGAGACGCAAAGGCTTCTTACAAAAAAGCACTTGATTGTCATCTAAAAGGAAGTCTTAAAAGTGCTGAAAAGGAGTACAGGAAGGCGATAAAATTAGGCTTACTAGAGCCAGGTATTTATTCTAATCTAGGACTAATCTGTAAAAATAGCGGCAGAATAAATGAAGCAATTTTGCTATTCAAGAAAGCAATTTCAATAAGTCCTGAGCACCCAGATGCTTATGCTAACTTGGGATTAATATATAAGAATTTAGGAGATTTCGAGCAAGCTATTTGTCTTACTCTTGAGTCTTATAAGCTTAAACCCTTAGACCCATTAATCCTGATGAACCTGGGTGGTATCTATCAAGATCTAGGCAGGCTTGACCAAGCCTTAGAATTTACGCTTAAATCCTTAAATCTGAAGCAGGATAATTCAATTGCTCTTGGCAACTTAGGCAGTATTTTCAAACAACTTGGTCGTTTTGATGAAGCACTTAGTTCAACTCTTAAATCACTTGAATTAGAACCTAAAAATCATAATACTCTTCTAAATTTAGGTGTAATTTATACAGGACTTGACAAACTTGACCAAGCTCTTGAATGTACTATCCAATCCTTAGAGATAAAGCCAGATAATCCGGATGCGCTGATGAATCTGGCTGTAATTTATAGAAAAATCGGATCTCCAGACCGCGCTCTCCCCCCTATTCTTAAATATTCAGAATTGAAACCTAACAACCATCTTGCCTTGTTGACTCTTGCTGGCATTTATATAGATCTAGGAGAGCTTGATGATGCATTAATTTATGCCTTAAAATCATTTGATTTGAACCCAAAAAATCATACTACTTGTTTGGTCCTAGGCAATATTTATAGAGACCTTGGTCGCCTTGATCAAGCTATTTTTTTTACCCATAAGTCTCTGGAGTTAAATTCCGATAATTCAAATGCTCATATGAATTTGGCCTTAATTTATAAAACTATCGGTAGTTTCGACAAAGCTTTGGCTTCAATTCTTAGTTCATTAGATATAAATCCTAGTAATTCTAATGCTTATGCAAGCCTAGGGAATATTTATTCATACCTAAAAGATTACGATAAAGCAATTCATGCTTATAAAAAGGCATTTGAATATAATCCGAGCATTGAGAATGAATGCCGTGCAAGACTGGGGTTTCCATATATTGTTGATCATGTCGATGAAGTATCTATTTTGCGATCAGAATATATGGAAAATGCGAGATCAATATTTGACTCAAAAAAAGAAAAGACTGTAAGCAACTTTTTAAACCTAGGTTTGTTTATGTTGCCATATCAAAATGGCAAAGATGATAAACAATTCTTGGAAGAGCTAGGTAAACTAGTTTCCCCCTGGCTTCAAGTATCAGAAAGTCAAGGATCAGAAGACACTGAGATAATCCAGCACCAAGAATCCCAACTTTTTGCTGCCGGTGCTCAAAGAGTGGGCTTTTACTTTGACAATACACATAGTGGTCATGTTGTCTTCAGGCATTATTTTAATATCGTTAAAAGTTGCCATGAAAGTGGTTTAGAAGTCGTCATTATCAAGGGCCCAAATGCTTCTAATCAGGATTGCGCTGAACTAGAAAAACATTCCACATGTGTCACTCAAATATCGTCAAACTTGGAAAATTCAGTTAAGATTCTAAAAAACCTAAGTCTTCAAGTTCTGGTTTACACGGAAATCTTTTCTTCGCCTGTGCCTTACTGCCTGGCGCATAATAAAATTGCAGCGACTCAGGTAGTTTTACCTGGAAATCTTATCACTACAGGCATTCCAAATGTAGACTATTTTATATCAAGCGAATACATGGAAACAAATGATTCGCATAAGCTATACAGTGAAAAACTGATTCAGCTAAAGGGTATGCCTCACGGCATTACTGATATATCGTTGGCGACTTGTAATGGCAATCGTAGTAATTTTAACTTGCCTGAAGGCGCGCAGATATTTGGACTATTGCACAATCCTATAAAATTTCACCCAGATTGGGATCAACTTTTAGAAAAAATAGCACAACTAGATAGCAATTCAATTTTTCTTCTTACAGGCAAAAATACTAAACCTCATGGCCTTCTTGTTGAAAGATTGAAAAAGAATGCCCCAACTTTCTTATCACAATGTAGATCATTTACACGCATGGGTATTGTTGATTATTTTCACCTCCTTTCATGCGTCGATGTAGTTCTTGATCCAATCCATGTGGGATGTGGTACTACTTCGATTGATGCTTTAAGCATGGGAATTCCAATTATATCGAAGCCAGAAGATGTGCCTCGTACTCAGATTGTGCAAGGCCTTTATAAGCTTATGGATATAAAAGAAGCTCCTATCGCTCGCTCAGATTCAGAATACGTTTATTGGTGCGATAAAATGTCAAGAACCCGCACAGAATACCGAAATCTTAGTCAAAAAATAAAGTCAAGATTCGCTAGAGTCTCGAATGAAAATAAAAAATCAACAGTTCAACTCGTCAAAGCAATAAAAAGCTGGATGGTATAA
- the cysS gene encoding cysteine--tRNA ligase → MSLRLTNTLTRRTEPFTPLTPGKASIYCCGVTVYDLCHLGHARSYINWDVLRRYLIWRGLEVTFVQNFTDIDDKILKRAGEENSSMTEVSERNIASFHQDMDALGILRPDRMPRATQCLDGIRALIGELEAKGAAYSAEGDVYFAVMKHAGYGKLSGRDLSEQQDNAAGRVADAEEARKQHPFDFALWKGAKPGEPSFPSPWGEGRPGWHIECSAMVRAELGDTIDIHLGGADLVFPHHENEIAQSEAATGQDLARVWMHNGMVNVGGQKMSKSLGNFTTIRALLESGVSAMTLRLFVLQAHYRKPLDFTAEALEAAATGWKGLNAALSLGDRHGESLGWSTAAPLTEGAMTADGGPADTPLVELEQRFISAMDDDLNSSGGLAVLFDLAKPLRALANRLERGEDAALPEPELKCLERRWQLLRHLGAVLGLRSEAEAATSLDDGTIDAAIAARKAAKAAKEYAEADRIRDELAAQGVELIDKPGGVTEWIRA, encoded by the coding sequence GTGTCCCTGCGGCTCACCAACACCCTCACCCGCCGCACCGAACCGTTCACACCCCTAACCCCAGGGAAGGCGAGCATCTATTGCTGCGGCGTGACGGTCTACGACCTCTGCCACCTGGGCCATGCCCGCAGCTACATCAACTGGGATGTGCTGCGGCGGTATCTGATCTGGCGGGGCCTCGAGGTGACCTTCGTTCAGAACTTCACCGACATCGACGACAAGATCCTCAAACGGGCCGGCGAGGAGAACTCCTCAATGACAGAGGTGAGCGAGCGAAACATTGCCTCGTTCCACCAGGACATGGACGCCCTGGGGATCCTGCGGCCCGACCGGATGCCCCGCGCCACCCAGTGCCTGGATGGCATCCGCGCACTGATCGGCGAACTGGAAGCCAAGGGGGCGGCCTACAGCGCTGAAGGGGATGTGTATTTCGCGGTGATGAAGCATGCCGGTTACGGCAAGCTCAGTGGCCGCGACCTGAGCGAACAACAGGACAACGCCGCCGGGCGGGTGGCCGATGCCGAAGAGGCCCGTAAGCAGCACCCCTTCGATTTCGCGCTCTGGAAAGGGGCCAAACCCGGAGAACCCAGCTTCCCCTCCCCCTGGGGTGAGGGACGCCCCGGCTGGCATATCGAATGTTCAGCCATGGTGCGGGCTGAACTTGGCGACACGATCGACATCCACCTGGGTGGTGCCGACCTGGTGTTCCCGCACCACGAAAACGAGATCGCCCAATCCGAAGCCGCCACCGGTCAGGACCTGGCCCGGGTCTGGATGCACAACGGCATGGTCAATGTGGGCGGGCAGAAGATGAGCAAGTCGCTCGGCAACTTCACCACCATCCGTGCGCTGCTGGAGAGCGGTGTGTCAGCGATGACCCTGCGCCTGTTTGTGCTGCAGGCCCACTACCGCAAACCCCTTGATTTCACCGCTGAGGCCCTTGAGGCTGCAGCCACCGGCTGGAAGGGTCTGAATGCAGCCCTGAGCCTTGGCGATCGCCACGGCGAGAGCCTTGGCTGGAGCACTGCCGCACCGCTCACAGAGGGCGCCATGACGGCCGATGGAGGTCCAGCCGACACCCCTCTGGTGGAGCTCGAACAACGCTTTATCAGCGCCATGGACGATGACCTGAACAGCTCGGGCGGACTAGCCGTGCTGTTCGATCTGGCCAAGCCCCTGCGGGCCCTCGCCAACCGGCTGGAACGCGGGGAAGACGCCGCCCTGCCTGAACCGGAGTTGAAGTGTCTGGAGAGGCGTTGGCAGCTGCTGCGACACCTGGGGGCGGTGCTGGGACTGCGCTCAGAAGCAGAAGCCGCCACCAGCCTCGACGACGGCACCATTGATGCAGCCATCGCTGCGCGCAAGGCAGCGAAAGCAGCGAAGGAATACGCGGAGGCCGACCGGATCCGGGATGAGCTCGCCGCCCAAGGGGTGGAGCTGATCGACAAACCCGGCGGGGTGACGGAGTGGATCCGCGCCTGA
- a CDS encoding efflux RND transporter periplasmic adaptor subunit, with protein sequence MLQSLRSPASPSPEAELASEAKARSIRPKTAMVGLLLLALGGGGLLLRFGPWSNRQRDLTPFTTTAERGVLSGVISASGELQAQQKVNVSPRQPGLLAELMVDEGDVVENEQVLAVMDRGDLDDRLQEKQALLRQADANFKSRKEEFERKNQLFASGVISADEFSGARFDLLARQAGLVAARARVEQLEQESREKTIRAPFSGTITARYAEPGSFVTPTTAASATAGATSASIVELSQGLEVRARVPESDIGRIEPGQTAEIRVDAYPDERFQATVSEVAPRAAKENSVTSFEVKLNFVNPQNKLKIGMTADINFQTGNSAPKILVPTVAITLEDGQQGVLLVDEYQQPRFQPVELGNSSGDKTAILNGLESGTRVFIDLPPWADRRD encoded by the coding sequence ATGCTGCAGTCCTTGCGCTCCCCTGCGTCCCCATCGCCTGAAGCAGAGCTGGCCTCAGAGGCAAAAGCACGATCCATACGGCCCAAAACCGCGATGGTGGGATTGCTGCTTCTAGCCCTGGGCGGGGGTGGGCTGCTGCTGCGTTTCGGTCCCTGGAGCAACCGTCAACGGGATCTGACGCCCTTCACCACCACAGCTGAACGCGGCGTGCTGTCTGGGGTGATCAGCGCCAGCGGCGAACTGCAGGCTCAGCAGAAGGTGAACGTGAGTCCGCGCCAGCCAGGTCTGCTGGCGGAGCTGATGGTGGATGAAGGGGATGTGGTGGAGAACGAGCAGGTACTGGCGGTGATGGATCGCGGCGATCTCGATGATCGGCTGCAGGAGAAGCAGGCTCTGCTGCGTCAGGCCGACGCCAATTTCAAGAGCAGAAAAGAGGAATTCGAGCGTAAAAACCAGCTATTTGCCAGCGGCGTGATCAGCGCTGACGAATTCAGTGGTGCCCGCTTCGACCTGCTGGCCAGGCAGGCGGGCCTGGTGGCAGCCCGAGCACGGGTCGAGCAACTGGAACAGGAGAGCCGCGAAAAGACGATCCGCGCCCCCTTCTCAGGAACCATCACAGCGCGCTACGCCGAACCGGGGTCGTTTGTGACCCCGACCACAGCCGCCTCGGCCACAGCCGGTGCCACCAGCGCTTCGATCGTTGAGCTCTCGCAAGGCTTGGAGGTGAGGGCCCGCGTTCCAGAAAGCGACATCGGCCGCATCGAGCCCGGCCAAACCGCCGAGATCCGGGTGGATGCCTATCCCGATGAGCGCTTCCAGGCAACGGTGAGTGAGGTTGCCCCCCGCGCCGCGAAAGAGAACAGCGTCACCTCCTTCGAAGTGAAGCTGAACTTCGTCAACCCGCAGAACAAACTGAAGATCGGCATGACCGCCGACATCAATTTCCAAACCGGGAACAGTGCGCCCAAAATCCTGGTACCCACCGTGGCGATCACCCTGGAAGACGGCCAACAGGGTGTGTTGCTGGTGGATGAATACCAGCAACCACGTTTTCAGCCGGTGGAACTGGGCAACAGCAGCGGCGACAAGACTGCAATCCTGAACGGTCTCGAATCAGGAACTCGCGTGTTCATCGATCTGCCCCCCTGGGCTGATCGCCGCGATTGA
- the ychF gene encoding redox-regulated ATPase YchF, protein MLKAGIVGLPNVGKSTLFNALVANAQAQAANFPFCTIEPNVGTVAVPDERLDRLTELSKSQDTIPTRMEFVDIAGLVKGASQGEGLGNKFLANIREVDAIVHVIRCFEDDDVIHVSGSVGPSRDAEVINLELGLADLAQIEKRRERLKKQMRTSKEAQVEDAALERIQAVLENGGAARSVDLNDEEAAMIKPLGLLTAKPIIYATNVSEDDLAEGNTFCTEVVELAAKEGAETVRISAQVEAELVELGDEETADYLEGLGVTEGGLQSLIRATYRLLGLRTYFTTGEKETKAWTFKAGMTAPQAAGVIHTDFERGFIRAQTIGWEKLLEAGSLAEARNKGWLRSEGKEYVVDEGDVMEFLFNV, encoded by the coding sequence ATGCTCAAAGCTGGAATTGTCGGATTGCCCAACGTGGGCAAGTCCACCTTGTTCAATGCGTTGGTCGCCAACGCTCAGGCGCAGGCTGCCAATTTTCCGTTCTGCACGATCGAGCCCAACGTCGGCACCGTGGCTGTGCCCGATGAACGATTGGACCGGCTCACAGAACTGAGCAAAAGCCAGGACACCATTCCGACCCGGATGGAGTTTGTCGACATTGCTGGTCTGGTGAAAGGCGCCAGCCAGGGCGAGGGTCTGGGCAACAAGTTTCTTGCCAACATCCGTGAGGTGGACGCGATCGTTCACGTGATCCGCTGCTTCGAGGACGATGACGTCATCCATGTTTCAGGGTCAGTGGGTCCCTCCCGGGATGCGGAGGTGATCAATCTTGAGCTGGGTCTGGCGGATCTGGCTCAGATTGAGAAGCGCCGAGAGCGTCTCAAGAAGCAGATGCGCACCAGCAAAGAAGCACAGGTGGAAGACGCTGCTCTTGAACGGATTCAGGCGGTGCTCGAGAACGGTGGTGCGGCCCGCAGTGTCGATCTGAACGATGAAGAAGCGGCGATGATCAAGCCCTTGGGTCTTTTAACCGCTAAGCCGATCATCTACGCCACCAATGTGAGTGAGGACGACCTGGCAGAGGGCAATACCTTCTGCACCGAGGTGGTTGAACTGGCAGCCAAGGAAGGTGCCGAAACGGTACGGATCTCTGCCCAGGTGGAAGCGGAGCTGGTGGAACTGGGAGATGAGGAAACCGCGGACTATCTGGAAGGCCTCGGGGTGACGGAAGGCGGTCTGCAAAGCCTGATTCGGGCCACCTATCGATTGCTCGGGCTGCGCACCTACTTCACCACCGGTGAAAAGGAAACAAAGGCCTGGACTTTCAAAGCCGGTATGACAGCTCCCCAGGCTGCCGGTGTAATCCACACCGATTTCGAGCGGGGCTTCATCCGCGCTCAGACCATCGGTTGGGAGAAGCTGCTGGAGGCCGGCTCACTGGCGGAAGCTCGCAACAAAGGCTGGCTGCGCAGTGAAGGGAAGGAGTATGTGGTCGATGAAGGCGATGTGATGGAGTTTCTGTTCAACGTTTAG
- the polA gene encoding DNA polymerase I, producing MPEATVKPLLLLVDGHSLAFRSFYAFSKGGEGGLATKDGRPTSVTYGFLKALLDNSKTLKPEGVAIAFDTAEPTFRHKADANYKAHRDVAPEVFFQDLEQLQQILETHLQLPLCMAPGFEADDVLGTLANRAADSGWGVRILSGDRDLFQLVDDSRDIAVLYMGGGPYAKSSGPTLIHEEGVLGKLGVMPNKVVDLKALTGDSSDNIPGVRGVGPKTAINLLKDNSDLDAVYATLEQVEAEGPKASRGAIKGALKEKLRADRDNAYLSRKLAEILVDVPLPKEPSLPLSSVDADGLSSCLEDLELNSLLRQVGSFVAAFSEGGYGANAEAAAAKTPRRSASSEQPAAEAASAAATQEDVGLPALKPQLIQTETDLDALVQRLMACTDSGLPVAFDTETTDLNPFRAELVGIGICWGETLDALAYIPLGHKGNEDSSPEQLPLETVLTALAPWLASSNHPKTLQNAKYDRLILLRHGVALEGVVIDTLLADYLRDAAAKHGLELMAEREFGFQPTAFTDLVGKKQTFADVPLEPASLYCGMDVHVTRRLALLLRHQLEAMGPQLMPLLEQVEQPLEPVLARMESTGIRIDVPYLQGLSEEMGSTLQQLESDAKAAAGVDFNLASPKQLGELLFDTLGLDRKKSRRTKTGFSTDATVLEKLGNDHPVVPLVLEHRVLSKLKSTYIDALPQLVEAETGRVHTDFNQAVTATGRLSSSNPNLQNIPVRTEYSRRIRKAFLPQEGWTLLSADYSQIELRILTHLSGEEVLQEAYRSGDDVHALTARLLLDKNEVSPDERRLGKTINFGVIYGMGAQRFARETGVSQSEAKEFLARYKQRYPKVFAFLELQERLALSRGYVETILGRRRPFHFDRNGLGRLLGKAPLEIDLNVARRGGMEAQQLRAAANAPIQGSSADIIKVAMVQLQDALQRQGLPAQLLLQVHDELVLEVAPNALDATRELVVQTMEQAVALSVPLVVETGVGANWMEAK from the coding sequence ATGCCCGAGGCCACCGTCAAGCCCCTTCTGCTGCTTGTGGATGGCCATTCCCTGGCATTCCGCAGCTTCTACGCCTTCAGCAAGGGAGGGGAAGGCGGTCTGGCCACCAAAGACGGCCGGCCCACCAGCGTGACCTATGGCTTTCTCAAAGCCTTGCTGGACAACAGCAAAACACTGAAGCCTGAAGGCGTTGCCATCGCCTTCGACACGGCCGAGCCCACCTTCCGCCACAAGGCTGACGCCAACTACAAGGCCCACCGGGATGTGGCGCCTGAGGTGTTCTTCCAGGACCTCGAACAGCTGCAGCAGATCCTCGAAACGCACCTGCAGCTCCCCCTCTGCATGGCACCGGGCTTCGAAGCCGACGATGTGCTGGGAACTCTGGCGAACCGAGCGGCCGACTCGGGATGGGGCGTGCGGATCCTTTCGGGAGACCGCGACCTGTTCCAGCTGGTGGATGACAGCCGCGACATCGCGGTGCTTTACATGGGTGGCGGCCCCTACGCCAAAAGCAGTGGCCCAACGCTGATCCACGAAGAGGGGGTGCTCGGCAAGCTCGGCGTGATGCCTAACAAGGTGGTGGACCTCAAGGCCCTCACCGGTGATAGCTCCGACAACATCCCCGGCGTGCGCGGGGTTGGCCCGAAAACAGCCATCAACCTGCTGAAAGACAACAGCGACCTCGACGCGGTGTACGCCACCCTCGAGCAGGTGGAAGCCGAAGGGCCGAAAGCCAGTCGGGGCGCCATCAAAGGTGCACTTAAAGAGAAGCTGCGCGCCGACCGCGACAACGCTTACCTGTCGCGCAAGCTGGCCGAGATTCTCGTGGATGTTCCCCTGCCCAAGGAACCCAGCCTGCCGCTGTCGTCGGTGGATGCCGACGGCCTGAGCAGTTGCCTGGAAGACCTCGAACTCAACAGCCTGCTGCGCCAGGTGGGTAGCTTTGTGGCAGCCTTCTCTGAAGGGGGCTACGGGGCTAACGCAGAGGCTGCTGCAGCCAAGACCCCCCGCCGTTCAGCCAGCTCGGAACAGCCAGCTGCCGAAGCCGCAAGCGCAGCGGCAACCCAAGAGGACGTGGGGCTGCCGGCCCTGAAGCCGCAGCTGATCCAGACCGAAACGGACCTGGACGCCCTGGTGCAGAGGCTGATGGCCTGCACCGACAGCGGCCTGCCTGTGGCCTTCGACACCGAGACCACCGACCTCAACCCGTTCCGCGCCGAACTGGTGGGCATCGGCATCTGCTGGGGAGAGACCCTGGACGCGCTCGCCTACATCCCGCTGGGCCACAAAGGCAACGAAGACAGCAGCCCGGAACAGCTGCCGTTGGAAACAGTGCTCACCGCCCTCGCCCCCTGGCTGGCCAGCAGCAACCACCCCAAGACCCTGCAGAACGCCAAATACGACCGTTTGATCTTGTTGCGGCATGGCGTTGCCCTGGAGGGCGTCGTGATCGACACGCTGCTGGCCGATTACCTGCGGGATGCCGCAGCGAAACACGGTCTGGAGCTGATGGCCGAGCGGGAATTCGGGTTCCAGCCCACCGCCTTCACCGATCTGGTGGGCAAAAAGCAAACCTTCGCCGATGTGCCGCTGGAGCCCGCCAGCCTGTACTGCGGCATGGACGTGCACGTCACCCGTCGCCTCGCCCTGCTACTGCGCCATCAGCTGGAGGCCATGGGCCCCCAGCTGATGCCCCTGCTGGAGCAGGTGGAGCAGCCGCTGGAACCGGTGCTAGCCCGGATGGAATCCACCGGAATCCGCATTGATGTGCCCTATCTCCAGGGCCTTTCCGAGGAGATGGGCTCCACCCTGCAGCAGCTGGAATCCGACGCCAAAGCGGCCGCGGGAGTGGACTTCAACCTGGCGTCACCCAAGCAACTGGGGGAGCTGCTGTTCGACACGCTTGGCCTGGATCGCAAGAAATCCCGGCGCACCAAAACCGGCTTCAGCACCGACGCCACCGTGCTGGAAAAACTCGGCAACGACCACCCGGTGGTGCCCCTGGTGCTGGAGCACCGGGTGCTCAGCAAGCTCAAGAGCACGTACATCGACGCCTTGCCGCAGCTGGTGGAGGCGGAAACCGGGCGAGTCCACACCGATTTCAATCAGGCGGTGACGGCAACGGGACGGCTGAGCAGCAGCAACCCCAACCTGCAGAACATTCCGGTGCGCACCGAGTACAGCCGGAGGATCCGCAAGGCCTTCCTGCCGCAAGAGGGCTGGACCCTGCTCAGCGCTGATTACTCCCAAATCGAGCTGCGCATCCTCACCCACCTCTCGGGCGAAGAGGTGCTGCAGGAGGCCTATCGCAGCGGCGACGACGTGCACGCGCTGACTGCCAGGCTGCTGTTGGACAAGAACGAGGTCAGCCCGGACGAGCGTCGGCTCGGCAAAACGATCAACTTCGGTGTGATCTATGGCATGGGAGCCCAGCGCTTCGCCCGAGAAACCGGCGTGAGCCAGAGCGAAGCCAAGGAGTTCCTGGCCAGGTACAAGCAGCGCTACCCGAAGGTGTTCGCCTTCCTCGAGCTGCAGGAGCGGCTCGCCCTCAGCCGCGGTTACGTAGAAACGATTCTCGGCCGCCGGCGGCCGTTCCACTTCGATCGGAACGGCCTGGGGCGGCTACTGGGCAAGGCCCCCCTGGAGATCGACCTGAATGTGGCCCGCCGCGGTGGCATGGAGGCCCAGCAACTGCGTGCGGCTGCCAACGCCCCGATTCAGGGGTCGAGTGCCGACATCATCAAAGTGGCGATGGTGCAGCTGCAAGACGCCCTGCAGCGTCAGGGCCTTCCGGCCCAGCTGCTGCTGCAGGTGCACGACGAACTGGTGCTCGAGGTGGCACCGAACGCCCTGGACGCCACCCGAGAGCTGGTGGTGCAGACCATGGAACAGGCCGTTGCGCTGAGTGTTCCCTTGGTGGTGGAGACCGGCGTCGGCGCGAACTGGATGGAGGCGAAATAA
- a CDS encoding MFS transporter codes for MTPLIFHAIDFSAREVGSGLAVSALIGTVVRLLSGALLDRGIRCSWPVRGTTLLAIAADLVLLQADNYNSYLLGQLLLGCAAGLYWPAIELAVPLSCGNLPSGRGYALVRSADALGIGIGTLIGTAAATLGMLRTVYIVEAVCMGAVLVLISLVPLQDGPPYRNLNGNGTVPVGQRPRSTARLPWLLPMMPVLLVSVVATGILALQQSALPLDLVRGGLVRPALSESHSSALIALQLTLLVSLQWPVGRWLAERSVAFGLGLSLAGFSLGCSLIALSSLFENGTILVLAALLPMAFAQAAFLPTATEAVIEETPPEHRGLAMALFSQCFAISAIVAPLAGGALLDLQNNGLLLWLLMGGACLVVLPTLRTLEPRYGVTATGQDIAPPERQRFDALAGGSGQQHR; via the coding sequence ATGACGCCGCTTATCTTTCATGCGATCGACTTCTCAGCCCGTGAAGTGGGAAGCGGCCTGGCCGTCTCTGCCCTGATCGGCACGGTGGTGCGCTTGCTGAGCGGTGCACTGCTCGATCGGGGCATCCGCTGCTCCTGGCCAGTGAGGGGCACAACCCTGTTGGCCATTGCAGCTGATCTAGTCCTGCTGCAGGCCGACAACTACAACAGCTACCTGCTCGGACAACTGCTGCTGGGCTGTGCGGCAGGTCTGTACTGGCCTGCCATCGAATTGGCCGTTCCCCTGAGTTGCGGCAACCTCCCCTCCGGACGGGGCTACGCCCTGGTACGAAGTGCCGATGCTCTGGGGATCGGCATCGGCACGCTGATCGGAACCGCTGCCGCCACCCTGGGAATGCTGCGGACGGTGTACATCGTTGAAGCGGTGTGCATGGGCGCTGTATTGGTGCTGATCAGCCTTGTTCCGCTCCAGGACGGTCCGCCTTATCGCAACCTCAACGGCAATGGCACGGTGCCGGTTGGTCAACGGCCACGATCAACGGCCCGGCTGCCTTGGTTGCTTCCCATGATGCCTGTGCTACTGGTCAGTGTGGTGGCCACAGGGATCCTGGCCCTTCAACAGAGTGCGCTTCCCCTCGATCTGGTGCGCGGCGGGCTGGTGCGACCGGCCCTGAGCGAAAGCCACAGCAGTGCCCTGATCGCCCTTCAGTTGACCTTGCTGGTGAGTCTGCAGTGGCCGGTGGGCCGTTGGCTGGCGGAGCGCAGCGTTGCCTTCGGCCTCGGCTTGAGCCTGGCGGGATTCAGTCTGGGCTGCAGCCTCATTGCCCTTTCCTCGCTGTTCGAAAACGGAACGATCCTGGTGCTGGCTGCCCTGCTGCCGATGGCCTTCGCCCAGGCCGCGTTCCTGCCTACGGCCACAGAAGCCGTAATTGAAGAGACACCCCCAGAACACCGGGGGTTGGCGATGGCGCTGTTTTCCCAGTGCTTCGCCATCAGCGCCATCGTGGCACCCCTCGCTGGAGGAGCATTGCTCGACCTTCAAAACAATGGCCTTCTGCTCTGGTTATTGATGGGTGGGGCCTGCCTGGTCGTGCTCCCCACCCTGCGCACGCTCGAGCCGCGCTACGGGGTGACAGCAACAGGCCAGGACATCGCCCCGCCGGAACGACAACGCTTTGACGCTCTGGCAGGCGGTTCAGGTCAACAACATCGATAA